CTCTTCTTGCCGCAGCTCGACCTGCTGCGCGCGATACGGGGCGTACCGTCGACAGCAACTGCAACGGTCCAGTCACCCGCATGAGAGGTTCAGGAACATGACCACCCGGTTTGCGCCCAGGTCCTCGGCCGTTCATCCCGACGACGCGATCTCTGCGTACGGCAAGGCGCGTTCGACGATCAAGGGGAGCCCGCTCGACGCGGACGAGCTGCGCAAGATCGACGCGTACTGGCGGGCCAGCCTCTATCTGAGCCTGGGGATGCTGTACCTCAAGGACAACCCGTTGCTCCGCACGCCGCTGGAGCTCGCGCACACCAAGCCGAGGCTACTCGGCCATTGGGGCTCGGACGCAGGCCAGTCTTTCGTCTACACCCACTTCAACCGCCTGATCAACAAGTACGACCTGAACGCAATCTTCATCTCCGGCCCCGGGCACGGAGCGCCGGCGGTCCTTTCGCATGCCTATCTGGAGGGGACATATTCGGAGATCTACCCGGACAAGAGCGAAGACGCGGCCGGAATGCAGCGATTCTTCAAGCAGTTCTCCTTCCCGGGCGGGATCGGCAGCCACGCCACGCCCGAAACACCGGGCAGCATCCACGAGGGCGGGGAGCTCGGCTACAGCGTCTCGCAT
This portion of the Candidatus Eisenbacteria bacterium genome encodes:
- a CDS encoding phosphoketolase, producing the protein MTTRFAPRSSAVHPDDAISAYGKARSTIKGSPLDADELRKIDAYWRASLYLSLGMLYLKDNPLLRTPLELAHTKPRLLGHWGSDAGQSFVYTHFNRLINKYDLNAIFISGPGHGAPAVLSHAYLEGTYSEIYPDKSEDAAGMQRFFKQFSFPGGIGSHATPETPGSIHEGGELGYSVSHAYGTVYDNPDLISVVMVGDGESETGPLATSWHSNKFLNP